In one Musa acuminata AAA Group cultivar baxijiao chromosome BXJ2-5, Cavendish_Baxijiao_AAA, whole genome shotgun sequence genomic region, the following are encoded:
- the LOC135612551 gene encoding NAC domain-containing protein 100-like yields the protein MGLRDIESTLPPGFRFYPSDQELVCHYLQKKVANERVSCGTMVEVDLHTREPWELPEVAKLSANEWYFFSFRDRKYATGSRTNRATKSGYWKATGKDRTVYDPATRAVVGMRKTLVFYSGRAPNGMKTNWVMHEFRLESPHTPPKEDWVLCRVFNKKKGDPTSSSLENEQDNNHSLGCFSSFMESSPPQHEQQFPDGCYEQITSSFPVVPPQEDNSSNTFLSLAALRYNFLGFPQDMDSTRMTGVGSSDLGGDDYGLVLDMGLEDHDLVGGGTANLGGISFQGGRDQLFF from the exons ATGGGTCTAAGGGACATTGAGTCCACCCTCCCGCCAGGTTTCAGGTTCTATCCAAGTGACCAGGAGTTGGTCTGccactatttacaaaagaaggtaGCTAATGAAAGAGTCTCCTGTGGAACCATGGTGGAAGTGGATTTGCACACTCGTGAGCCATGGGAACTTCCAG AGGTGGCCAAGCTCAGCGCCAacgagtggtacttcttcagctTTCGTGACCGGAAATATGCCACTGGCTCCCGCACCAATCGGGCAACCAAGTCTGGGTATTGGAAAGCAACTGGTAAAGATAGAACAGTCTATGATCCTGCCACTCGTGCGGTGGTGGGAATGAGAAAGACACTGGTGTTCTACAGCGGGAGAGCTCCAAATGGGATGAAGACCAACTGGGTAATGCATGAGTTTCGACTGGAATCCCCACATACACCTCCAAAG GAAGACTGGGTCCTGTGTAGAGTCTTTAACAAGAAGAAGGGGGATCCGACGAGTAGCAGCTTGGAGAATGAGCAGGACAACAACCACAGTCTAGGTTGCTTCTCGTCATTTATGGAGTCATCCCCTCCTCAGCATGAGCAGCAATTTCCAGATGGATGCTATGAGCAGATAACCTCATCATTCCCCGTTGTCCCACCTCAGGAGGACAACAGCTCAAACACCTTCCTCAGTTTGGCAGCATTGCGTTACAACTTCCTTGGTTTCCCACAGGACATGGACAGCACAAGAATGACAGGTGTGGGCTCCTCCGACCTTGGTGGAGACGACTATGGCTTGGTGTTGGATATGGGATTGGAAGACCACGATCTGGTGGGAGGAGGAACGGCAAATCTTGGAGGTATCAGCTTTCAAGGTGGAAGGGATCAGCTCTTCTTCTAA